One Paenibacillus sp. FSL H7-0737 DNA segment encodes these proteins:
- a CDS encoding sigma-70 family RNA polymerase sigma factor has product MTMTNAEMKKVTILDSRSETDFYDSILVHREQLYSIAYSYLRNRNDALEAMQEMTCRAWIKRKTLKDPKAFKSWIIRILIYVCIDEQRRRKRSMPLVDERIGEQITHIGHHRMEMLWALEQVKPKYRHVLLLKYYNDMTLNEIAKILDKPEGTVKTWQHKGLKQLRTIIKNRGDWNHE; this is encoded by the coding sequence ATGACGATGACTAATGCAGAAATGAAGAAGGTAACGATTCTTGATTCTCGGAGCGAGACGGATTTCTACGATTCTATATTGGTACATAGAGAACAGCTATACAGTATTGCCTATAGCTACTTGCGTAACCGGAATGATGCGCTTGAAGCGATGCAGGAAATGACTTGCCGGGCCTGGATCAAAAGAAAAACGTTAAAGGATCCAAAAGCGTTTAAATCATGGATCATTCGGATCCTGATTTATGTCTGTATAGATGAACAAAGACGTAGAAAGCGTTCCATGCCGCTTGTTGACGAGAGAATAGGAGAGCAGATTACGCACATTGGCCATCATCGGATGGAAATGCTGTGGGCACTTGAACAGGTTAAACCCAAGTATCGCCATGTGCTGCTGCTTAAATACTACAACGATATGACCTTAAATGAGATTGCTAAAATACTGGATAAACCTGAAGGAACGGTCAAGACATGGCAGCATAAAGGACTCAAGCAGTTAAGAACGATCATTAAGAATCGGGGTGATTGGAACCATGAGTAG
- a CDS encoding ABC-F family ATP-binding cassette domain-containing protein: MSVIRMENVTKKYENTLIFRDIYFRVSKGERIGLIGRNGAGKSTVFKLMMGKEEPTAGKVELDPNVKISYFSQFSELSGALSVQQELELCFEQVALIEQELNQIGEQLGQVTDDDQMNTLLERQAALFEQMDHLDGWNVSVEINTVLTKLGFNERSRHQPVDELSGGWRNRAALAKVLIEMPDVVLLDEPTNFLDIEGIVWLEQWLHRFNGAMILISHDRQFIDRVVTRTIEIENYHFQEYEGNYTDYVRKKKMRKKVLDRQFEWEEELLLMESEAIETRGNKKSPKDRLSRKLTDMKKRVEPHPVNVLITDIYSNLRFPEKLGEVKGIGQSYDNRTIFQNISFDIQKEDRIAIVGPNGSGKSTLIKVLTGQEEPERGGVTWERGVSYAYFNQMWDELDVKDTVSHAVNVYGLGLDAPRKKVNKFLSMLQFSEMDLSKTIGSLSGGQQARVALAKCLLSGAAVIILDEPTNHLDLTSIQVMEQALIHFPGAVVTVSHDRFFIDKIATKMLTFDPEAGITEQNV, translated from the coding sequence TTGAGCGTAATCCGTATGGAGAACGTAACTAAGAAATATGAGAATACTTTGATTTTTCGAGATATATATTTTCGAGTTAGCAAGGGTGAACGGATTGGGTTAATCGGACGAAATGGTGCGGGGAAGTCTACTGTATTTAAACTGATGATGGGAAAAGAGGAGCCAACAGCAGGGAAAGTAGAGTTAGATCCCAATGTGAAGATCAGTTATTTCTCTCAATTCTCGGAGCTTTCCGGGGCCTTGTCTGTACAGCAAGAGTTAGAATTGTGCTTTGAGCAGGTAGCGCTTATCGAACAGGAGCTTAACCAAATCGGGGAACAGCTTGGACAAGTGACGGATGATGACCAGATGAATACACTTTTAGAGCGGCAAGCGGCGCTTTTTGAACAAATGGATCATTTGGATGGCTGGAATGTATCTGTAGAAATCAACACTGTTCTGACGAAGTTGGGCTTCAATGAAAGATCACGGCATCAACCTGTAGATGAGTTATCGGGAGGATGGAGGAACCGTGCAGCACTGGCTAAAGTCTTAATTGAAATGCCCGACGTCGTATTGCTCGATGAGCCTACTAACTTTTTGGATATCGAAGGGATCGTATGGTTGGAGCAGTGGCTTCACCGTTTTAATGGGGCGATGATTCTCATCTCCCATGACCGGCAATTTATTGACAGAGTAGTCACACGTACGATAGAAATCGAGAATTATCATTTTCAGGAATATGAAGGCAATTACACCGACTATGTTCGTAAAAAGAAGATGCGCAAAAAGGTGCTTGATCGTCAATTCGAGTGGGAAGAAGAGCTTCTACTTATGGAGTCTGAAGCCATTGAAACCCGTGGGAACAAAAAGTCCCCGAAGGATCGTCTATCACGTAAACTGACAGATATGAAAAAGCGTGTGGAGCCTCATCCAGTGAACGTACTGATCACCGATATCTACAGCAATTTACGGTTTCCGGAAAAGCTTGGTGAAGTGAAGGGAATTGGACAAAGCTATGATAATCGGACAATATTCCAGAACATTAGCTTCGATATTCAAAAGGAAGATCGGATAGCTATTGTGGGGCCTAACGGAAGTGGGAAGTCGACACTCATAAAGGTATTGACTGGGCAAGAAGAGCCTGAAAGGGGTGGTGTGACTTGGGAACGTGGGGTCAGCTACGCGTACTTCAATCAGATGTGGGACGAACTCGATGTTAAAGATACAGTCAGTCATGCCGTAAATGTGTATGGGCTGGGACTCGATGCTCCGCGGAAAAAAGTGAATAAATTTCTATCGATGCTACAATTCTCGGAAATGGATCTGAGCAAAACGATCGGCAGTCTGTCAGGTGGACAGCAGGCCAGAGTAGCGTTAGCGAAATGCCTTCTCTCTGGCGCGGCTGTCATTATTTTGGATGAGCCAACGAATCATTTAGATTTGACGAGTATTCAGGTGATGGAGCAGGCACTCATTCATTTCCCTGGAGCCGTAGTTACCGTCAGTCATGACCGCTTCTTTATCGATAAAATAGCAACGAAAATGCTTACCTTCGATCCTGAAGCAGGAATCACTGAGCAGAATGTTTAG
- a CDS encoding DUF4179 domain-containing protein, producing the protein MSSQEELAMLIDAERIPQEQKMESAAAQIYAIQAGLELGKKRGKKLMFARSAMAVLTASVLIAGLLFFNPTQLMPQQASTSIESSDWGVLEPFKKLAESDVDALTLESAIRNDYVQIVNKSAEKNGYKITLNAVIADENKIILLYTGTTSGGQEIYNVNSVWLTDAVTGQSVVDKNGGRGGMGLHAVDSIYTWLGKTIYPLDKDKAFPKEVVANFQIASVDPGMLAKPKTGTDLADMRYSERLKVSFAIDPKFWEQKTETVVINQPFMIDGHEVNLAQVELSPLSIVVKFTLSEALKTDWEIRNELFGKTPSELTSRVGKRELKNNSIGGSGSEDGFISNFSSNVLDHPKFIRLKLDAGPDREKEEYIDILKK; encoded by the coding sequence ATGAGTAGTCAGGAGGAGCTTGCCATGTTAATCGATGCTGAACGAATCCCACAGGAGCAAAAAATGGAGAGTGCGGCCGCACAAATCTATGCCATTCAAGCAGGACTCGAACTAGGTAAAAAGCGCGGAAAAAAGCTAATGTTCGCTAGAAGCGCTATGGCTGTACTGACTGCATCTGTTTTGATTGCAGGTTTACTCTTCTTCAATCCAACCCAATTGATGCCACAGCAAGCCTCTACAAGTATTGAATCAAGTGATTGGGGTGTGCTGGAACCTTTTAAGAAGCTGGCTGAATCTGATGTTGATGCCCTTACGTTAGAATCTGCAATTCGAAACGATTATGTGCAAATCGTGAATAAGAGCGCTGAGAAAAACGGATATAAGATCACTCTAAATGCTGTAATCGCTGATGAAAATAAAATTATACTGCTATATACAGGGACTACAAGTGGTGGTCAGGAAATTTACAATGTGAATAGTGTATGGCTTACAGATGCTGTGACGGGACAAAGTGTAGTGGATAAAAATGGGGGTAGAGGTGGGATGGGTTTACATGCTGTGGATAGTATTTATACATGGCTCGGAAAAACTATCTATCCACTAGATAAGGATAAAGCATTTCCAAAAGAGGTGGTGGCGAATTTTCAGATCGCTTCAGTGGATCCAGGAATGCTAGCAAAACCAAAAACGGGAACGGATCTAGCTGACATGCGCTATTCTGAACGTTTAAAGGTGAGCTTCGCTATTGATCCAAAATTCTGGGAACAGAAGACCGAGACAGTAGTTATAAATCAGCCTTTTATGATTGACGGACATGAAGTGAATCTTGCGCAGGTGGAGCTATCTCCTTTAAGTATAGTAGTTAAATTTACGTTAAGTGAGGCATTAAAAACCGATTGGGAGATCAGGAATGAGTTATTTGGAAAGACCCCCAGTGAGTTGACATCGCGGGTTGGGAAGCGCGAATTGAAAAATAATTCGATTGGCGGAAGTGGCAGTGAGGACGGATTTATAAGTAACTTTAGCAGTAACGTATTGGATCATCCAAAATTCATTCGTTTGAAGCTTGATGCGGGGCCTGATCGCGAGAAAGAGGAGTATATTGATATCTTGAAAAAATAA
- a CDS encoding cache domain-containing sensor histidine kinase — MMQIEQPKRRYRMRHVNRQIFMLMILTITIPLLIISAIIYIFSNQAVKNEYQSSSNLILNNLSFNIDQYLQSIDKGTLNAQVDSQLQTALEHWTIHKDDVGNDLNIQYGNTIEHFISGIEMTIKNVDSVQIFSGSRVFYSANFNRADYDVKDYTQEDWYLQTQQKKGGVILFGSHVPFYRTNSKQSVISIARVINKKGSKQPIGVMLIDIRLDSLREILKLSENSKRKFIILDDKGGSVYSSDIMETSPLQPIPIDPQALNTFMNNDTGSFYGTFDDKDSYINFVTSPYSNWKVIQYIDEKEMTKQATFLGKIILTLALLSLVTAILFMYILSERVTKPIILLSRKVKLVGMGNFDVDLYSNRQDEFGVLYNGIRKMVKDLQNYIERSSMAKAQQKVAQYGALKSQINPHFLANVLESIQMKAIINGQREIGEMVGIVGRLFRIHIQTGKITVTLREELEHVRLYVKIQQLRFGDKIQYIEQLKPNTEIIKVMHFSLQPIVENAIVHGLECRSEPGLLEVSSMISGDDMLIIVKDNGIGIDEEKLKQLRLRLSQPSDTLDEDHIGIKNVHDRIQFHFGEAYGIEITSQVGEGTTVIIRLPA; from the coding sequence ATGATGCAGATTGAGCAACCAAAGAGACGCTACCGGATGCGACATGTCAATCGTCAAATTTTCATGCTGATGATCCTGACCATTACCATTCCACTCCTGATCATATCCGCAATCATCTATATCTTTTCAAACCAAGCCGTCAAAAATGAATACCAGAGCAGCTCAAATCTGATCCTTAATAACCTCTCGTTCAACATTGACCAATATCTTCAAAGTATTGATAAAGGTACACTGAACGCACAGGTAGATAGCCAGCTCCAAACCGCACTTGAGCATTGGACGATCCATAAAGACGACGTCGGAAATGACCTGAATATTCAGTATGGAAACACGATTGAGCATTTCATCAGCGGGATTGAGATGACGATTAAAAATGTTGATAGTGTGCAGATTTTTTCGGGATCACGTGTGTTCTACTCTGCCAATTTCAATCGTGCGGATTATGATGTGAAGGATTATACCCAGGAGGATTGGTATTTACAGACCCAGCAGAAAAAAGGCGGAGTGATTCTATTTGGCAGCCATGTCCCCTTCTATCGCACCAATTCCAAACAATCCGTCATTTCTATTGCCCGGGTCATTAATAAAAAAGGAAGCAAGCAGCCCATTGGCGTTATGTTAATCGATATCCGATTGGATTCATTACGTGAAATCTTAAAGCTCTCGGAGAATAGCAAACGAAAATTCATTATTTTAGACGATAAGGGCGGTAGTGTTTACAGCTCAGATATCATGGAGACCTCACCCTTACAACCTATCCCTATAGACCCTCAGGCGCTTAATACTTTCATGAACAATGATACGGGAAGCTTTTATGGTACTTTTGACGATAAAGACTCGTACATTAACTTTGTTACGTCTCCCTATTCCAACTGGAAGGTCATTCAGTATATAGATGAAAAAGAGATGACTAAGCAAGCCACTTTTCTCGGAAAAATCATTTTAACATTAGCGCTCTTGTCGCTTGTCACTGCGATCTTATTCATGTATATCCTATCGGAGCGTGTCACTAAGCCTATTATTCTTTTAAGCCGAAAGGTTAAGCTGGTGGGAATGGGGAACTTTGATGTGGATTTGTATAGTAATCGTCAAGATGAGTTTGGTGTTCTATACAATGGAATCCGAAAAATGGTGAAAGACCTGCAAAATTATATCGAGCGATCTTCTATGGCCAAAGCACAGCAAAAAGTAGCTCAATACGGCGCCCTTAAAAGCCAAATCAATCCACATTTCCTTGCGAATGTACTTGAATCTATTCAAATGAAAGCCATCATTAATGGGCAAAGAGAGATTGGCGAAATGGTGGGGATTGTAGGTAGATTGTTTCGGATTCATATCCAGACCGGAAAGATAACCGTAACCCTGCGAGAAGAACTTGAACACGTCCGGCTGTATGTAAAAATCCAACAATTACGTTTCGGGGACAAAATTCAATATATTGAACAGCTAAAACCTAATACCGAAATAATTAAAGTCATGCACTTTTCCCTTCAACCCATCGTTGAGAATGCTATCGTCCATGGACTGGAGTGTCGAAGTGAACCGGGTCTCCTTGAAGTCTCCTCGATGATTTCGGGGGATGACATGCTAATTATCGTTAAAGATAACGGAATTGGTATCGATGAAGAGAAACTTAAACAGTTACGTCTTCGTCTCTCTCAACCATCAGACACCCTAGATGAAGATCATATTGGTATAAAAAATGTTCATGATCGTATTCAATTTCATTTTGGTGAAGCCTATGGGATTGAAATCACCAGTCAAGTAGGTGAAGGGACGACCGTGATCATCCGACTGCCAGCATAA
- a CDS encoding carbohydrate ABC transporter permease: protein MGTTVRKIKGYVIRDWMMSYLFLLPAFGFFLLFVAYPMIKGVYISFFDYSLREFSFIGLDNYISLFKDDNFIKSMGNTLLLVVITVPIVIIFSLFVSMNIYKKKEFARSFFRGVFYLPAVSSVVSITVVWGWIYHPNYGILNYLTGLFGMEPVSWLGDTRTALLAIIVVLITTSVGQPIILYVASIGNIPTSYIEAAEIDRATPWQIFRKILWPMLMPTNLYIIVITTINTFQCFALIQLLTSGGPVYSTSTVMYGVYEQAFMLGHFGYASAMGVILAIVIGIISIIQFKYFGSDVEY, encoded by the coding sequence GTGGGGACAACGGTACGCAAAATTAAAGGTTATGTGATACGTGACTGGATGATGAGTTATCTTTTCTTATTACCAGCGTTTGGTTTCTTTCTTCTGTTTGTAGCTTACCCGATGATAAAAGGGGTCTATATTAGTTTCTTTGATTACTCTTTGAGAGAATTTAGTTTTATTGGTCTCGATAATTATATTTCATTATTTAAAGATGATAATTTCATAAAGTCCATGGGAAATACTTTATTACTCGTAGTGATCACTGTACCGATCGTGATTATCTTTTCACTGTTTGTTTCAATGAACATTTATAAGAAAAAAGAGTTTGCCAGATCATTTTTCCGCGGTGTGTTCTATTTGCCAGCCGTATCATCGGTCGTAAGTATCACAGTCGTGTGGGGATGGATTTACCATCCCAACTACGGGATTCTGAATTATTTAACAGGTTTGTTTGGAATGGAGCCTGTTTCATGGCTAGGGGATACAAGAACCGCATTACTTGCAATTATCGTGGTTTTAATAACGACTTCTGTAGGGCAACCGATCATTTTGTATGTGGCCTCTATTGGTAACATTCCTACCTCTTACATTGAAGCAGCAGAGATTGATCGAGCAACCCCTTGGCAAATTTTCCGAAAAATATTATGGCCGATGCTGATGCCAACGAACTTATATATTATCGTGATTACCACAATTAATACTTTTCAATGTTTTGCGTTGATTCAACTTCTTACCTCAGGTGGACCTGTATATAGCACTTCAACCGTTATGTATGGTGTATATGAACAAGCCTTTATGCTAGGTCATTTCGGTTATGCCTCAGCAATGGGTGTCATACTTGCGATTGTGATTGGGATCATTTCTATCATTCAATTCAAATACTTTGGCAGCGATGTTGAGTATTAA
- a CDS encoding response regulator — protein MYKLMIVEDEPLIRTGLKHYFAWEELGVHSIIEAENGKEGMATALREKPDLVITDIRMPEMNGLQMIEQIRNLLPDTLFIILTGFNDFEYAQKAIKLGNVHAFLLKPLEYEESLLVIQECMNKLQLKRQDRLKRSNLEGAQLVKLLLEEEHSVIDDAVIHELCNFNSNYYLYLPFVLTGIPMRETRTPSTLWMREYAEKFIHNAVDEYLHASTPHSIFTYSSKTKLYGLIVLGSPSSTDNFPLQTQVQIRIDQYLKALTLEHHLGLYLVIGKTTENPAQIHTLLHDSDRMLYQRFYMRDCRLFYVPQWIENSNSQKPSLIQLDENDKKRMISCIESSNEIETLQLMHRLAQDILSKTDVSSPDYWLAFLQEIISVIIRFANKNHIHIEGVYSEKLLNLTFADDFDSLETLFDWLGRWMIHLGIVYTEGLTHNHQQDVIIFEHIKSFIKENIDQEVTLQMVADRFFYNPSYLSRLFKRKLDKNYMRFVTEIRMEYAQECLKKPEILVTDVCTMCGYKSYKHFVKTFRSITNMTPSDYRKQSGW, from the coding sequence ATGTACAAACTAATGATTGTAGAGGATGAGCCATTAATACGAACGGGCTTAAAACATTACTTTGCTTGGGAGGAGCTTGGGGTTCACAGCATTATTGAAGCAGAAAATGGAAAAGAAGGTATGGCCACCGCATTGCGCGAGAAGCCCGATTTGGTGATCACCGATATCCGGATGCCCGAAATGAATGGTCTTCAAATGATTGAGCAGATTCGCAATCTGCTTCCTGATACATTATTTATCATTTTGACAGGATTCAACGATTTCGAATACGCGCAGAAGGCTATTAAACTAGGGAATGTACATGCTTTTTTGCTCAAACCTTTGGAATACGAGGAAAGCCTCTTAGTGATACAAGAGTGTATGAACAAGCTCCAACTAAAGCGACAGGATAGATTAAAACGTTCTAATCTGGAAGGGGCACAACTTGTAAAGCTGTTATTAGAGGAAGAACATTCAGTAATAGATGATGCTGTTATCCATGAACTATGTAATTTCAACAGTAACTACTATCTTTATCTCCCCTTTGTTTTGACAGGGATCCCTATGAGAGAAACGCGCACTCCATCCACCCTGTGGATGAGAGAATATGCGGAGAAGTTCATTCATAATGCTGTGGATGAGTATCTTCATGCCTCTACACCGCACTCTATTTTTACATATTCATCTAAAACAAAGCTCTATGGTCTTATTGTATTGGGATCTCCGTCTTCTACTGACAACTTCCCTCTTCAAACTCAAGTACAGATACGAATCGATCAATATCTGAAGGCGCTTACGCTAGAACATCATCTAGGCCTCTATTTAGTTATAGGTAAGACGACGGAGAACCCTGCACAAATACATACTTTGCTGCACGATTCCGATCGAATGTTATATCAACGCTTTTACATGAGAGATTGCAGGTTATTCTATGTGCCACAATGGATAGAAAACTCAAATTCTCAGAAACCATCCCTAATTCAACTAGATGAGAATGATAAGAAACGGATGATCTCCTGTATCGAAAGTTCTAACGAAATAGAAACGCTCCAGCTGATGCATCGCCTGGCTCAAGATATTTTGAGTAAAACCGATGTCTCTTCTCCTGATTACTGGCTCGCATTTCTTCAGGAAATCATAAGTGTTATAATCCGCTTCGCCAATAAAAACCACATCCATATCGAAGGTGTGTACAGCGAAAAGCTCCTGAACCTTACGTTTGCGGATGATTTTGATTCGCTTGAGACGCTTTTTGACTGGCTTGGCAGGTGGATGATTCATTTGGGGATTGTTTATACCGAAGGACTGACACACAACCACCAACAGGATGTGATCATATTCGAGCATATTAAATCCTTCATTAAAGAGAATATTGATCAAGAAGTGACTCTGCAGATGGTAGCAGATCGATTCTTCTATAATCCGTCTTATTTAAGTCGCCTGTTCAAGCGGAAACTCGATAAGAACTACATGCGATTTGTAACCGAGATTCGGATGGAATATGCGCAGGAATGCTTAAAAAAACCGGAGATTCTAGTGACCGATGTCTGTACGATGTGTGGTTACAAAAGCTATAAGCATTTCGTGAAAACATTCCGAAGTATCACCAACATGACCCCATCAGACTATAGAAAACAATCAGGCTGGTGA
- a CDS encoding ABC transporter substrate-binding protein gives MKAMKKGLMSIVGVALLGTQLVACGNTNTANSAVTPSNNADKTEPAATEAAAKPVEITWWNFPSFQALDGEVGKYEKEIIAAFNEKNPEIKVNLEMITFEGGPEKLNVAIASNTAPDVIYDAPGRIIDWGKKDLLAPLNDMVTDEVKNDISEAFWKQSSVGDNIFMYPINTAPFMMAVNKSIFEKIGALDLLPLDKEDRTWTFEEYKKALEAVKEKAPDVIPTGFFAKSQAGDQGTRAYLANLGVSRFLNEDNSAVAINTDNAAKALDWIVQATKDKLSVSGAASLAAADVNDLFLQGKLAFTLNYSAVLKAQNVSKKMVQFEDILLPFPTLDGSEPKLEPYLGGMAVFNNGDEAKIAASKKLIDFIANDPVWGKKNLIQTGGLSVRNSITGLYDDPEYKYAEYARKFTTDAPTIADGYADIRTFWFPELQRALTGGATGKEALDSFATKANEAITKAKAAMK, from the coding sequence ATGAAAGCAATGAAAAAAGGGCTAATGAGTATTGTTGGTGTCGCACTTTTAGGTACACAGTTAGTTGCATGTGGAAATACGAACACAGCGAATTCAGCGGTTACACCAAGTAATAATGCTGACAAGACAGAGCCCGCAGCAACTGAGGCTGCTGCTAAACCAGTAGAAATTACTTGGTGGAATTTTCCGAGCTTTCAAGCTTTAGATGGTGAAGTAGGCAAGTATGAGAAGGAAATCATTGCAGCTTTTAATGAGAAGAATCCTGAAATTAAAGTAAACCTTGAGATGATCACCTTTGAAGGCGGCCCTGAAAAACTGAATGTCGCAATTGCTTCTAATACCGCACCTGATGTGATCTATGATGCACCTGGAAGGATTATCGATTGGGGTAAAAAGGATTTGCTTGCACCGCTTAACGACATGGTGACTGATGAAGTGAAGAATGATATTTCAGAAGCTTTTTGGAAGCAGTCAAGTGTAGGCGACAACATCTTTATGTACCCGATTAACACAGCGCCTTTTATGATGGCTGTTAATAAGTCTATTTTTGAAAAGATTGGCGCTCTAGATTTACTTCCTCTAGATAAGGAAGATAGAACTTGGACGTTTGAAGAATATAAAAAGGCATTGGAAGCTGTGAAAGAAAAGGCTCCGGATGTTATTCCTACAGGATTCTTCGCGAAGAGCCAAGCTGGAGACCAAGGTACTCGCGCTTATCTTGCTAACTTGGGTGTATCCCGATTCTTAAATGAAGATAACTCAGCAGTCGCAATCAATACAGATAATGCTGCTAAAGCGTTAGACTGGATTGTCCAAGCTACGAAAGATAAACTCAGTGTCTCTGGTGCAGCTTCACTTGCGGCTGCTGACGTGAACGATTTGTTTCTGCAAGGGAAATTGGCCTTTACACTTAACTATTCCGCTGTACTAAAAGCACAGAACGTATCCAAAAAAATGGTTCAGTTCGAAGATATTCTCCTTCCATTCCCAACACTAGATGGTTCGGAACCAAAGCTTGAACCTTATCTGGGCGGTATGGCTGTATTTAACAACGGGGATGAAGCTAAGATTGCAGCTTCCAAAAAACTGATTGATTTTATTGCTAATGATCCTGTATGGGGTAAGAAAAACCTGATTCAAACAGGCGGACTCTCGGTTCGTAATTCGATTACTGGTCTATATGACGATCCAGAGTATAAATACGCTGAATATGCTCGTAAATTTACGACAGATGCCCCAACGATTGCTGATGGATATGCAGATATTCGTACGTTCTGGTTCCCTGAATTACAACGTGCTTTAACTGGAGGCGCAACCGGCAAGGAAGCTTTGGATAGTTTTGCTACAAAGGCTAACGAAGCTATTACTAAAGCAAAAGCAGCTATGAAATAA